Genomic DNA from Pseudomonas helmanticensis:
AGCCTGAGATGCCGCTTCCCCCTGATGATCTTCCAAGGAACTTGCAATGCCTGCAGGCAAACGTGAACTGGCGCGCATGGAGCGCCGGCTGATCACCACGCTGACCGACGCGTGCGAAACAGCGAAAACTGAAATCAAAGGCTTCACCTGGCTCACCCACACGGCTGACCTGAGCGCACTGGCTGAAACCCTGAGCGTGATCTGGGTGTTCGAAACCCTCGCGGATAGAAAGCTCGCTCAAGTTGAGGCGAAAGTGCGCATCTTCGAACTGACGGCTGTAGCGTTGAGTGAGGCCGGTATCGAGCTGAAGCTTACCGATCGCAATGTCCGCTTCGACTCGGAGCAAGAGTGTCAAAACATTCATGGCGGCGATTGGGGGAAGCGACTGAAGGGCATGTCCACTCGTCAGAACTAATCGAGTGTTAAGTCCTTGTGTAGCAGCAAAAGAATTTGAACCGCTCTTGGACACGCTCGCCTAATGATTAGCCTATGGGTATTCCCACAGGCGATGTGCCAATACCGGCATGCTCCGAGAGGTGATCAACGTGGCTAAAGACGAGAAGAAAAGCAAAGGTGAAGCTTCCAAAGCCAGCAAAGAGTTGAAAGACAAAAAGGCATCACCGACGAAGAAAGCTGCGGCGGCCTCGGCGCTTTCGAAATCCTCTGACAAGGACAAGAAAGACAAGAAAAAAGACCCTGAACCGAAGAAATCCGCGAAGAAAGCTGACAGCAAGCCCGAAAAAGCCAAGAAATCAGACAAGGCAGAAAAGGCTGCGAAAAAGAAAAAGTAGTCTCTGCTGCCTGCCAGGGCTTTGCGCCCTGGCGACTTCCGACAGTGGTTTGAGCGCGGATGTCATTCAAATCTATATCGCGTTTGCTGAGCCACTTCCAAGCCATGGCGAACGCTCTGAAGAACGCCCGCCCAGGCGTTAGAAATCAATTCGGCATCAGCACCGTATCGATGACATGAATCACACCGTTGGATTGCATGACGTCTGCGATAGTGATTGCAGCCTTGCCACCTTTTGCATCCACCAACCACAGTTTGCCGTCGTGCAACATGACGGTCAGCGATTCGCCCTGAACGGTTTTCAGCATCACTTTGCCGCTGTGCATTTTCGCGTCATCCATCAACTGCTTGGCGGTGTGGGTGCCGGCGACGACGTGGTAGGTCAGGATCTTCGTCAGGTCTGCTTTGTGTTCCGGTTTGACCAGCGTATCGACAGTCCCGGCGGGCAGTTTGGCGAAGGCCTCATTGGTGGGGGCGAAGACGGTAAAGGGGCCTTTACTGTTGAGCGTATCAACCAGTCCGGCAGCTTTGACTGCGGCAACGAGCGTGGTGTGATCTTTGGAGTTGACCGCGTTCTCGACGATGGTTTTCGTCGGATACATGGCGGCGCCACCCACCATGACGGTGTCGGCGGCGAAACCGAGTCCAGCGCCAAGGCTCAGCACTGTGAGGCAGGTAAGGGCAATGCGTTTGATGAGCGTGTGCATGATGCATCTCCTGAATTCTTCGACCCTTCGAGTGA
This window encodes:
- a CDS encoding fasciclin domain-containing protein, yielding MHTLIKRIALTCLTVLSLGAGLGFAADTVMVGGAAMYPTKTIVENAVNSKDHTTLVAAVKAAGLVDTLNSKGPFTVFAPTNEAFAKLPAGTVDTLVKPEHKADLTKILTYHVVAGTHTAKQLMDDAKMHSGKVMLKTVQGESLTVMLHDGKLWLVDAKGGKAAITIADVMQSNGVIHVIDTVLMPN